From Halotia branconii CENA392, the proteins below share one genomic window:
- a CDS encoding vWA domain-containing protein — protein sequence MLENRDYTLIIDKSGSMATPDQKGGRSRWVTAQESTLALASKCEQFDPDGITVYLFSGRFKRYDNVTTSKVGQIFQENDPSGTTDLAAVLKHATDDYFQRKSAGTTKPNGEIILVVTDGEPDDRKAVMKVIIEASRRMDRDEELGISFIQVGTDQQATRFLKVLDDELESAGAKFDICDTVTMEDMEDFSLSEVLLNAIND from the coding sequence ATGCTAGAAAATCGTGACTATACCTTAATTATTGATAAAAGCGGTAGCATGGCAACCCCAGATCAAAAGGGTGGCAGAAGCAGATGGGTAACAGCCCAAGAATCTACTTTAGCCTTAGCGAGTAAGTGTGAGCAGTTTGATCCAGATGGCATAACTGTTTATTTATTTTCTGGTAGATTCAAACGCTATGACAATGTTACTACCAGCAAGGTAGGACAAATTTTTCAAGAAAATGATCCTTCTGGAACTACAGACTTAGCTGCTGTGTTAAAACATGCAACTGATGATTATTTTCAACGTAAAAGTGCAGGTACAACTAAACCTAATGGTGAAATAATTTTAGTTGTTACTGATGGTGAACCAGACGATCGCAAAGCGGTAATGAAAGTAATTATTGAAGCTTCTCGCCGCATGGATAGAGATGAAGAACTAGGCATTTCATTTATTCAAGTTGGCACAGATCAACAAGCAACCCGCTTTCTAAAAGTTTTAGATGATGAACTCGAAAGCGCTGGTGCTAAGTTTGATATTTGTGACACAGTTACAATGGAAGATATGGAAGATTTTAGTTTATCTGAAGTACTGCTGAATGCCATTAATGACTAG
- a CDS encoding DUF1499 domain-containing protein, protein MSHLLTAMPSAGYAYAQRLLQSITLVILLTLINSLILPAAWADSSNLGIDNGHLSSCPASNNCVVSQDADSKHAIDPITYHVDHKTARETLLKVLSVVPRTEVIEQKDNYIHALSKSRIFKFTDDVEFYLPNDESVIHLRSASRVGESDLGVNRRRLEQIRLALRDLNI, encoded by the coding sequence ATGTCTCATTTGCTGACAGCGATGCCTAGTGCGGGCTATGCCTACGCGCAACGGCTTTTACAGAGTATAACTTTGGTTATATTGCTAACTTTGATTAATAGTTTAATACTTCCTGCTGCTTGGGCTGATTCTTCTAACTTGGGAATTGACAATGGTCATCTGAGTTCTTGTCCAGCTTCAAACAACTGTGTTGTCAGTCAAGATGCTGATTCTAAACATGCCATTGATCCGATTACTTATCATGTAGACCACAAGACAGCACGAGAAACCTTACTCAAAGTTCTCAGCGTTGTTCCTCGTACAGAAGTTATAGAACAAAAAGATAATTACATTCACGCTCTTTCTAAAAGCCGCATCTTCAAATTTACTGATGATGTAGAGTTTTATTTACCTAACGATGAGTCAGTTATTCATCTGCGATCGGCATCTCGCGTGGGAGAATCAGATCTTGGTGTCAACCGTAGGCGTTTGGAACAAATTCGTTTAGCTCTGCGTGATTTAAATATTTGA
- a CDS encoding vWA domain-containing protein: MMSDRDYTLIIDKSGSMSTPDQVGGRSRWEIAQESTLALARKCEQFDPDGITVYVFSGRFKRYDDVTSAKVAQIFLENDPAGTTNLASVLQDALNNYFQRKVAGKTKPNGETILVITDGEPDDRKAVFEVIINATRQMERDEELGISMIQVGSDSQATKFLKALDDQLQGVGAKFDICDTVTLDDLEDMSLADVLMNAITD; the protein is encoded by the coding sequence ATGATGAGCGATCGCGACTATACATTAATCATTGACAAAAGCGGTAGTATGTCTACCCCTGACCAAGTTGGTGGCAGGAGTCGATGGGAAATAGCTCAAGAGTCTACTCTTGCTTTAGCCAGAAAGTGCGAACAGTTTGACCCAGATGGCATTACTGTATATGTATTTTCTGGAAGATTTAAACGCTATGACGATGTTACCTCAGCCAAAGTCGCCCAGATATTTTTAGAAAATGACCCTGCTGGCACGACAAACTTAGCAAGTGTACTCCAAGATGCCCTCAATAATTACTTTCAACGCAAAGTTGCTGGTAAAACTAAACCCAATGGCGAGACAATTTTAGTGATTACAGATGGCGAACCAGATGATCGCAAAGCCGTATTTGAAGTAATTATTAACGCTACTCGCCAAATGGAGCGTGATGAAGAATTGGGAATTTCGATGATTCAAGTAGGTTCAGATTCCCAAGCAACTAAGTTTCTCAAAGCCTTAGACGATCAGTTACAAGGTGTCGGTGCTAAATTTGATATTTGCGATACCGTCACCTTAGATGATTTAGAAGACATGAGTCTTGCAGATGTATTAATGAATGCCATTACCGACTAA
- a CDS encoding transaldolase family protein, which yields MSIYLDSAIAAEAEIARKLGWVKGITTNPTLLSKTNLPVQTTLKKLAELTTGPVFYQLMSSELDEMVAEGRAAFAIIGQQTVLKIPASLIGFQAVASLSPEIPCAVTAIYSAAQTAVSQEAGAKYAIAYVNRATRLLGDGIALVREMASVLTGSSTEILAASIKSPEEAAASLQAGAHHLTLPLEMLQSMTTHELSQQTIDEFAKNGRGI from the coding sequence GTGAGTATTTATCTCGACTCAGCGATCGCAGCTGAAGCTGAAATTGCTAGAAAATTAGGTTGGGTCAAAGGTATTACAACTAACCCAACTTTATTGTCTAAGACGAATTTACCAGTGCAAACTACACTTAAAAAATTGGCAGAGCTAACTACAGGGCCAGTATTTTATCAATTGATGTCGTCTGAATTGGATGAGATGGTGGCAGAAGGACGAGCAGCTTTTGCAATTATTGGACAACAGACTGTATTGAAAATTCCGGCTTCTCTAATTGGTTTTCAAGCAGTTGCTTCCTTGTCACCAGAAATTCCTTGTGCAGTGACAGCAATATATAGCGCAGCTCAAACGGCTGTTTCTCAAGAAGCGGGGGCTAAATATGCGATCGCTTATGTCAATCGTGCCACTAGACTTTTAGGTGATGGTATAGCTTTAGTACGAGAAATGGCCAGTGTCCTAACAGGTAGCAGCACAGAAATTCTGGCAGCTAGTATCAAATCTCCTGAAGAAGCAGCGGCCTCTCTACAAGCTGGCGCTCATCATCTCACTTTACCTTTGGAGATGTTGCAGTCAATGACCACTCATGAACTCTCGCAGCAAACTATTGATGAGTTTGCCAAAAATGGACGTGGGATTTGA
- a CDS encoding alr0857 family protein, with translation MLKLTYTEGSFYLEYLTQSPEEWVAQRVILAMRVGQILCVEPSTASFLLPVDLPGVDLLRDEVKRDDSKIITLCACDREYIEVTLRGSWLSDSSESVMGVFVTTINSAPNSGFASGVEFFLHKLWQEAQACASVMSE, from the coding sequence ATGCTGAAATTAACTTATACCGAAGGGAGCTTTTATTTAGAGTATCTCACTCAGTCACCAGAGGAATGGGTGGCACAGCGAGTGATTTTGGCAATGCGCGTTGGGCAAATTTTGTGCGTTGAACCCAGCACGGCTTCTTTTTTACTACCAGTAGATTTGCCAGGAGTAGATTTGCTTAGAGATGAAGTGAAGCGAGATGATAGTAAAATCATTACCTTGTGTGCTTGCGATCGCGAATATATAGAAGTCACCTTGAGGGGGTCTTGGTTATCAGATAGTTCTGAAAGCGTTATGGGTGTATTTGTCACTACTATAAACTCAGCACCCAACAGTGGCTTCGCTTCAGGCGTTGAGTTCTTTTTGCACAAACTTTGGCAGGAAGCTCAAGCCTGTGCTTCTGTGATGAGCGAATGA
- a CDS encoding winged helix-turn-helix transcriptional regulator: MKVEAGNDSRLTCEVETTLKVIGGRWKVLIIRELIAGIKRFGELQRALPGITQKMLTQQLREMEEDGIVHREIYAQIPPKVEYSLTPLGESLKPILYAMHDWATQHVSQLNNKHKS, encoded by the coding sequence ATGAAAGTTGAAGCAGGAAACGATAGTAGACTGACTTGTGAAGTAGAAACCACGCTCAAGGTAATTGGTGGACGCTGGAAAGTTTTGATTATTAGAGAATTAATCGCAGGCATAAAAAGATTTGGGGAGTTGCAGCGAGCCTTACCTGGAATTACACAAAAGATGCTCACTCAGCAACTCAGAGAAATGGAAGAAGATGGGATTGTCCATCGAGAAATTTACGCACAAATTCCTCCTAAAGTTGAATACTCATTGACACCTTTAGGAGAAAGTCTCAAACCAATTCTTTATGCAATGCATGATTGGGCTACTCAGCATGTGTCTCAATTAAATAATAAGCACAAAAGTTAA
- a CDS encoding salt stress protein, Slr1339 family produces MDAIDKLLAQIKAEYDEVQPEKQQPPKSKAAKQFISSSPKSASLVDNLLAEVKADFAAQDETEELKKQQELEKEQFRQAQIKAKQLETLKVRAKEWLDKLDSFSPEGLWFERFAEGYPSKLEAAIEYLQSNE; encoded by the coding sequence ATGGATGCTATTGATAAACTATTAGCTCAGATCAAAGCTGAATATGATGAAGTACAACCTGAAAAGCAACAGCCACCCAAATCCAAAGCGGCAAAACAATTTATTTCATCGTCACCAAAGTCTGCATCTTTAGTAGATAATCTTTTAGCTGAAGTTAAGGCTGATTTTGCAGCACAAGATGAAACTGAGGAGTTGAAAAAACAACAAGAATTAGAGAAAGAACAATTTCGACAAGCACAAATCAAAGCCAAACAACTAGAAACTTTGAAAGTTCGTGCCAAAGAATGGTTAGATAAATTAGATTCATTTTCCCCGGAAGGACTTTGGTTTGAAAGATTTGCTGAAGGCTACCCGTCAAAATTAGAGGCAGCAATTGAATATTTGCAAAGTAACGAATGA
- the rpsD gene encoding 30S ribosomal protein S4, with protein sequence MSRYRGPRLRIVRRLGELPGLSRKSPRRAYPPGQHGQNRKKRSEYAVRLEEKQKMRMNYGLTEKQMLRYVRRARRVTGSTGQVLLQLLEMRLDNTVFRMGMAPTIPAARQLVNHGHITVNGRTVNIASYHCRPGEEIAVRNREASRELVEANLQYPGLANLPSHLEFDKNKLTGKVNSVIEREWIALQVNELLVVEYYSRQA encoded by the coding sequence ATGTCCCGATACAGAGGGCCACGCCTCAGAATTGTCCGTCGCTTGGGCGAATTACCAGGATTAAGTCGTAAAAGTCCCAGACGCGCTTATCCACCAGGTCAGCACGGTCAGAACCGCAAGAAACGCTCTGAGTATGCTGTTCGTCTAGAAGAAAAGCAAAAGATGCGTATGAACTACGGTCTGACTGAAAAGCAAATGTTACGTTATGTGCGTAGAGCCAGACGTGTTACTGGTTCTACTGGACAAGTGCTGCTGCAACTCTTAGAAATGCGCTTAGATAATACCGTTTTTCGCATGGGAATGGCTCCCACCATTCCCGCTGCTCGTCAGTTAGTAAATCACGGTCACATTACAGTCAATGGTCGTACAGTGAATATTGCCAGTTACCATTGCCGTCCCGGAGAAGAAATTGCTGTCAGAAACCGAGAAGCATCGCGCGAGTTAGTGGAAGCCAACTTGCAATATCCAGGTTTAGCCAATCTCCCCAGTCATTTAGAATTTGACAAAAACAAGTTGACTGGAAAAGTTAACAGTGTTATCGAACGGGAATGGATCGCGCTACAAGTTAATGAACTGTTGGTAGTGGAATACTACTCACGGCAAGCTTAG